Proteins from a genomic interval of Musa acuminata AAA Group cultivar baxijiao chromosome BXJ1-9, Cavendish_Baxijiao_AAA, whole genome shotgun sequence:
- the LOC103999511 gene encoding WD repeat-containing protein 26 homolog, producing the protein MARPLPSQGREEMIGPKGVIKKIEFVRTITKALYSLGYERTGAVLEEESGIPLYSSMVNLFRKQILDGNWDESLITLHKIGLDDENILKSVSFLIFEQKFFENLEKNRIMEALETLRSEITPLGINKKRVHEFSSCIVSPSQRILLGFANVGTETLKLRMKLLEELQKMLPPSIMVPERRLEHLVEQALGVQREACYFHNSHESCLSLYTDHQCGKDQLPSHTTQVLQEHHDEVWFLQFSNQGKYLASSSNDKSAIIWEVHEDGELTLKHKLIGHKKSVLMVAWSPDDSHLLTCGMEEAVRCWDVHSGECLYVYEKTGLGLISCGWLLHGKQLFSGVTDKTICFWDLDGKELDCWKGQRTSKTSDVAVTKDGRQIISMCQETVILLLDKETKIQTLIEEEQTITSFSLSEDDNFLLVNLINQEIHLWNIRNDPKLVTTYKGHKRSRFLIRSCFGGLEQAFIASGSEDSQVYIWHRSTGDLLEALPGHSGTVNCVSWNPSNPHMLASASDDHTIRIWGLSKVNRKRKETYSNGTVLHLCNGSSK; encoded by the exons ATGGCCAGGCCTTTACCATCCCAAGGGAGAGAAGAGATGATCGGTCCTAAAGGAGTTATTAAGAAGATTGAATTTGTGAGAACTATTACCAAGGCTCTTTATTCTCTTGGTTACGAGAGAACTGGAGCAGTTCTGGAGGAAGAATCAGGAATACCCTTATACTCTTCTATGGTCAATCTCTTTCGGAAGCAAATTCTTGACGGAAATTGGGATGAAAGTCTGATTACACTGCACAAAATAGGGCTTGATGATGAAAATATTCTGAAGTCTGTGTCCTTTTTGATTTTTGAGCAGAAGTTCTTTGAAAATTTGGAAAAGAATAGGATAATGGAAGCATTGGAGACGTTGAGAAGTGAGATCACTCCCCTTGGCATCAACAAAAAGCGGGTGCATGAATTTTCCAGTTGTATTGTATCTCCCTCACAGCGTATCTTGCTAGGGTTTGCCAATGTGGGGACAGAGACCTTGAAGCTACGAATGAAGCTTCTAGAGGAATTACAGAAGATGCTTCCTCCGTCAATCATGGTACCTGAGAGGAGATTGGAGCACTTGGTTGAACAAGCACTTGGCGTCCAAAGAGAAGCTTGCTATTTTCACAACTCTCATGAAAGCTGTCTTTCATTGTACACCGATCATCAGTGTGGAAAGGATCAGTTACCTTCTCATACAACACAG GTACTGCAAGAACACCATGATGAAGTATGGTTTTTACAGTTCTCGAACCAAGGGAAGTATTTAGCAtcatcatcaaatgataaatctgcaattATATGGGAG GTTCATGAAGACGGAGAACTGACACTGAAGCACAAGCTGATTGGTCATAAGAAATCTGTCCTAATGGTTGCGTGGAGCCCTGATGACAGCCATCTTCTAACTTGTGGAATGGAAGAAGCTGTGAGGTGCTGGGATGTTCATTCTGGTGAATGCCTCTATGTCTATGAAAAAACTGGTCTTGGTCTGATCTCTTGTGGTTGGCTCTTGCACGGAAAACAACTCTTTTCTGGAGTTACGGATAAGACTATTTGCTTTTGGGATTTAGATGGCAAAGAACTGGACTGTTGGAAAGGGCAGAGAACAAGTAAAACCTCTGATGTTGCTGTCACAAAAGATGGTAGACAAATTATAAGCATGTGCCAAGAAACTGTCATTTTGTTGCTCGATAAGGAAACAAAGATTCAGACACTGATAGAAGAGGAACAAACAATTACTTCATTTTCACTATCAGAGGATGACAATTTTTTGCTTGTAAATCTGATAAACCAGGAGATTCATTTGTGGAACATAAGGAATGATCCGAAACTAGTTACCACATATAAAGGTCATAAACGCAGTCGATTTCTTATAAGATCTTGTTTTGGAGGACTTGAGCAGGCTTTCATTGCCAGCGGAAGTGAAGATTCACAG GTTTATATATGGCATCGAAGCACAGGAGATCTCCTTGAAGCTCTTCCTGGACATTCTGGCACTGTCAACTGCGTTAGCTGGAACCCATCAAATCCTCACATGCTTGCATCTGCCAGCGACGATCACACAATCCGTATCTGGGGATTAAGCAAGGTTAATCGGAAGCGCAAGGAGACCTACAGCAATGGCACCGTTCTTcacctttgcaacggaagcagtaAATGA
- the LOC135594042 gene encoding protein PAT1 homolog isoform X2, protein MSNSACTADPVVFPWRHLIVTFILVGYDELNKGTVEPWSTGVIGERGSFSRESSSTAEWTQETDFSNWQDQHIRETESVQDGKRWWSHPHPQAGQFADSRPLYRTSSSPQQQPQYQSSEPIHVPKSSHMSFPSHVAASQFPTNHTHHGIASSPTYGLQVPCSPPNPYPFSQIRPPAAHGSHYDVNMSQFGPPGLSSNSRQQNHWSERPSLLSWDNPNMISDVTQRQRPHVNNPIPSQLLTQQPQHGIHQLLPSISRFPHVPPQQFHPGHSPPQMINRFEAVLGMADFRDQRSRPIYRGRQNFGLPQQYSDVGNQKYNGWSRFRSKCMTTEELENILRLQHVATHSNDPYVDDYYHQACLAKKSAGSSLKHHFCPNLTKDLSSRAHSKDEPHAYLQVDALGRLSFSSIRRPRPLLEVETQSASVDNILDQKSAVKPLEEEPMLAARITIEDGLCLLLNVDDIDRLLQFSQPLDGGSQLRREREILLQELAASLQLVDPLGPGKSDHPGLAPKDDLVFLRLVSLPKGRKLLSRYLQLLTPNSELVRVVCMAIFRHLRVLFGVMPLDSSSAESITNLAKNISSCIHGMDISALSACLAAVVCSLEQPPLRPLGSSAGDGASIIIKAVLDRATQLLTDQKNAGNYSIPSCNLWQASFNAFFGLLTKYCLSKYESIMQSLSMQSANAAVAGSEVTRAISREMPVELLRASLPHTNEHQRKLLLDFAQRTIPATGQNAHGGSNGH, encoded by the exons ATGAGCAACAGTGCATGTACTGCCGATCCAGTTGTGTTTCCATGGAGGCATCTCATTGTAACTTTTATATTGGTTGGATATGACGAG TTGAACAAGGGTACTGTTGAACCATGGAGCACAGGAGTAATTGGTGAAAGGGGTTCTTTTTCTAGGGAAA gttcatcAACTGCAGAATGGACACAAGAAACAGATTTTTCAAATTGGCAAGATCAGCATATACGAGAGACTGAAAGTGTCCAGGATGGTAAAAGGTGGTGGTCACATCCACATCCGCAAGCAGGTCAATTTGCAGATTCCAGACCACTATACAGAACATCTTCCTCTCCTCAACAGCAACCTCAGTACCAATCTAGCGAACCAATCCATGTACCAAAATCTTCTCATATGTCCTTCCCTTCACATGTTGCAGCCTCACAGTTTCCCACAAATCACACACATCATGGAATCGCCTCTTCTCCTACTTATGGCCTCCAGGTGCCTTGTTCTCCGCCAAATCCCTACCCTTTCTCCCAAATTCGTCCACCAGCAGCACACGGATCACATTATGATGTAAACATGTCTCAGTTTGGCCCACCAGGACTCTCCAGTAATAGCAGGCAACAGAATCATTGGTCAGAACGTCCTAGTCTCCTTTCATGGGACAATCCAAATATGATATCTGATGTGACCCAGCGTCAGAGGCCTCATGTAAACAATCCAATTCCTTCTCAACTGCTGACACAACAGCCGCAACATGGAATTCACCAACTTTTGCCTTCAATTTCACGATTCCCCCACGTGCCGCCTCAGCAGTTCCACCCTGGTCATTCCCCACCACAGATGATAAATAGGTTTGAAGCTGTGCTTGGGATGGCTGATTTCAGAGACCAGAGATCGAGACCAATTTACAGAGGGAGACAGAACTTTGGGCTTCCTCAACAGTATTCTGATGTTGGCAACCAGAAGTACAATGGGTGGTCACGGTTCCGTTCAAAATGCATGACAACTGAGGAGCTTGAAAACATTTTAAGATTGCAGCATGTTGCAACTCATAGTAATGACCCCTACGTAGATGATTACTATCACCAAGCTTGCCTAGCAAAGAAATCTGCTGGATCAAGTCTGAAGCACCATTTCTGCCCAAATCTCACCAAGGATTTGTCTTCTAGAGCGCATTCCAAGGATGAGCCACATGCATATCTCCAGGTTGATGCTCTCGGGCGGCTTTCCTTCTCTTCAATTCGTAGACCTCGTCCTCTTCTTGAAGTTGAAACACAATCAGCATCAGTGGATAACATCCTTGACCAGAAATCTGCTGTAAAACCTCTAGAGGAGGAGCCTATGTTGGCTGCTAGAATCACCATCGAGGATGGCCTCTGCCTTCTACTCAATGTTGATGACATCGATCGCCTATTACAATTCAGCCAGCCACTGGATGGTGGTTCCCAACTTAGGAGGGAAAGAGAAATTCTACTTCAAGAGCTTGCTGCATCACTTCAGCTGGTTGATCCACTTGGCCCTGGTAAATCTGACCACCCCGGGCTGGCACCAAAGGATGATCTTGTGTTTCTTCGCCTAGTCTCTCTGCCAAAGGGCCGGAAGCTTCTTTCGCGGTACCTACAACTTCTTACTCCGAATAGTGAGCTCGTCCGGGTTGTCTGCATGGCTATTTTCCGTCACCTGAGAGTTCTGTTTGGGGTTATGCCATTGGATTCTAGTTCTGCAGAAAGTATAACCAATCTTGCAAAGAATATTTCTTCATGCATACATGGCATGGACATTAGTGCACTCAGTGCTTGTCTAGCTGCCGTGGTTTGTTCTTTGGAGCAGCCACCTCTTCGTCCGCTTGGAAGTTCTGCTGGTGACGGTGCTTCCATCATTATAAAAGCCGTTCTCGATAGGGCGACACAGCTTTTGACGGACCAAAAAAATGCTGGCAATTACAGCATACCTAGCTGTAACCTGTGGCAGGCATCTTTCAATGCCTTTTTCGGGCTTCTCACAAAGTACTGTCTTAGTAAGTATGAAAGTATAATGCAGTCTTTATCCATGCAGTCTGCAAATGCTGCTGTTGCTGGGTCAGAGGTCACCAGAGCTATAAGCAGGGAGATGCCAGTGGAGTTGTTACGAGCTAGTCTTCCTCATACTAATGAGCATCAGCGTAAACTGTTACTTGATTTTGCTCAGAGAACCATCCCTGCCACGGGGCAGAATGCTCATGGGGGAAGCAACGGGCATTAA
- the LOC135594042 gene encoding protein PAT1 homolog isoform X1 gives MAAAMDGEGGGLQDPGVGDGFGGQDDGVADRAQFDASQYAFFGNSVMEEVELGGLEGDGGGADRSFVGIDDEDYQFSLLGDRVEEENLSATSDIYELASTFSKLNKGTVEPWSTGVIGERGSFSRESSSTAEWTQETDFSNWQDQHIRETESVQDGKRWWSHPHPQAGQFADSRPLYRTSSSPQQQPQYQSSEPIHVPKSSHMSFPSHVAASQFPTNHTHHGIASSPTYGLQVPCSPPNPYPFSQIRPPAAHGSHYDVNMSQFGPPGLSSNSRQQNHWSERPSLLSWDNPNMISDVTQRQRPHVNNPIPSQLLTQQPQHGIHQLLPSISRFPHVPPQQFHPGHSPPQMINRFEAVLGMADFRDQRSRPIYRGRQNFGLPQQYSDVGNQKYNGWSRFRSKCMTTEELENILRLQHVATHSNDPYVDDYYHQACLAKKSAGSSLKHHFCPNLTKDLSSRAHSKDEPHAYLQVDALGRLSFSSIRRPRPLLEVETQSASVDNILDQKSAVKPLEEEPMLAARITIEDGLCLLLNVDDIDRLLQFSQPLDGGSQLRREREILLQELAASLQLVDPLGPGKSDHPGLAPKDDLVFLRLVSLPKGRKLLSRYLQLLTPNSELVRVVCMAIFRHLRVLFGVMPLDSSSAESITNLAKNISSCIHGMDISALSACLAAVVCSLEQPPLRPLGSSAGDGASIIIKAVLDRATQLLTDQKNAGNYSIPSCNLWQASFNAFFGLLTKYCLSKYESIMQSLSMQSANAAVAGSEVTRAISREMPVELLRASLPHTNEHQRKLLLDFAQRTIPATGQNAHGGSNGH, from the exons ATGGCGGCGGCGATGGATGGGGAGGGTGGCGGCTTGCAGGACCCGGGCGTCGGTGATGGGTTCGGAGGACAGGATGACGGCGTTGCAG ATAGAGCTCAGTTTGATGCTTCACAATATGCATTTTTCGGAAATAGTGTCATGGAGGAAGTTGAGTTAGGGGGATTAGAAGGTGACGGTGGTGGTGCCGATCGCAGCTTTGTTGGGATTGATGATGAGGATTATCAATTTTCTCTCCTTGGTGATAGAGTAGAA GAGGAAAATCTTAGTGCCACATCTGATATTTATGAGCTTGCCAGTACCTTTTCCAAG TTGAACAAGGGTACTGTTGAACCATGGAGCACAGGAGTAATTGGTGAAAGGGGTTCTTTTTCTAGGGAAA gttcatcAACTGCAGAATGGACACAAGAAACAGATTTTTCAAATTGGCAAGATCAGCATATACGAGAGACTGAAAGTGTCCAGGATGGTAAAAGGTGGTGGTCACATCCACATCCGCAAGCAGGTCAATTTGCAGATTCCAGACCACTATACAGAACATCTTCCTCTCCTCAACAGCAACCTCAGTACCAATCTAGCGAACCAATCCATGTACCAAAATCTTCTCATATGTCCTTCCCTTCACATGTTGCAGCCTCACAGTTTCCCACAAATCACACACATCATGGAATCGCCTCTTCTCCTACTTATGGCCTCCAGGTGCCTTGTTCTCCGCCAAATCCCTACCCTTTCTCCCAAATTCGTCCACCAGCAGCACACGGATCACATTATGATGTAAACATGTCTCAGTTTGGCCCACCAGGACTCTCCAGTAATAGCAGGCAACAGAATCATTGGTCAGAACGTCCTAGTCTCCTTTCATGGGACAATCCAAATATGATATCTGATGTGACCCAGCGTCAGAGGCCTCATGTAAACAATCCAATTCCTTCTCAACTGCTGACACAACAGCCGCAACATGGAATTCACCAACTTTTGCCTTCAATTTCACGATTCCCCCACGTGCCGCCTCAGCAGTTCCACCCTGGTCATTCCCCACCACAGATGATAAATAGGTTTGAAGCTGTGCTTGGGATGGCTGATTTCAGAGACCAGAGATCGAGACCAATTTACAGAGGGAGACAGAACTTTGGGCTTCCTCAACAGTATTCTGATGTTGGCAACCAGAAGTACAATGGGTGGTCACGGTTCCGTTCAAAATGCATGACAACTGAGGAGCTTGAAAACATTTTAAGATTGCAGCATGTTGCAACTCATAGTAATGACCCCTACGTAGATGATTACTATCACCAAGCTTGCCTAGCAAAGAAATCTGCTGGATCAAGTCTGAAGCACCATTTCTGCCCAAATCTCACCAAGGATTTGTCTTCTAGAGCGCATTCCAAGGATGAGCCACATGCATATCTCCAGGTTGATGCTCTCGGGCGGCTTTCCTTCTCTTCAATTCGTAGACCTCGTCCTCTTCTTGAAGTTGAAACACAATCAGCATCAGTGGATAACATCCTTGACCAGAAATCTGCTGTAAAACCTCTAGAGGAGGAGCCTATGTTGGCTGCTAGAATCACCATCGAGGATGGCCTCTGCCTTCTACTCAATGTTGATGACATCGATCGCCTATTACAATTCAGCCAGCCACTGGATGGTGGTTCCCAACTTAGGAGGGAAAGAGAAATTCTACTTCAAGAGCTTGCTGCATCACTTCAGCTGGTTGATCCACTTGGCCCTGGTAAATCTGACCACCCCGGGCTGGCACCAAAGGATGATCTTGTGTTTCTTCGCCTAGTCTCTCTGCCAAAGGGCCGGAAGCTTCTTTCGCGGTACCTACAACTTCTTACTCCGAATAGTGAGCTCGTCCGGGTTGTCTGCATGGCTATTTTCCGTCACCTGAGAGTTCTGTTTGGGGTTATGCCATTGGATTCTAGTTCTGCAGAAAGTATAACCAATCTTGCAAAGAATATTTCTTCATGCATACATGGCATGGACATTAGTGCACTCAGTGCTTGTCTAGCTGCCGTGGTTTGTTCTTTGGAGCAGCCACCTCTTCGTCCGCTTGGAAGTTCTGCTGGTGACGGTGCTTCCATCATTATAAAAGCCGTTCTCGATAGGGCGACACAGCTTTTGACGGACCAAAAAAATGCTGGCAATTACAGCATACCTAGCTGTAACCTGTGGCAGGCATCTTTCAATGCCTTTTTCGGGCTTCTCACAAAGTACTGTCTTAGTAAGTATGAAAGTATAATGCAGTCTTTATCCATGCAGTCTGCAAATGCTGCTGTTGCTGGGTCAGAGGTCACCAGAGCTATAAGCAGGGAGATGCCAGTGGAGTTGTTACGAGCTAGTCTTCCTCATACTAATGAGCATCAGCGTAAACTGTTACTTGATTTTGCTCAGAGAACCATCCCTGCCACGGGGCAGAATGCTCATGGGGGAAGCAACGGGCATTAA